The segment CAGTCTGTTTGGTTGGGATAAACTGGATCTGAATCCGCAAATGGGAAAAGCAGCAGTTTACTTTCCGGTATCGGGCCCGGTTTTCATTCGCTCCGACTATCAGAACGGAGATACGATCCGGACGGCTTCGTTTAAAATGGTTCGATTTCCCTGGCATGATCAGGAGGGCTTTTTTCAGTGGTCAGTCGGCAAACAATTGGAATTGCAGGTGGCATCTGCAGGTATTCCTGCTGATAAACTCTGGGGGTTTGTCAGCAGGGAAACCAATGCGTCGATTGAATTGAATCCGGTCAGAAAAACACCGGGAGGTCCGGGTATCCTGATCACCTGTTCAAAACCGGTTCATGTTTCGGGAACAGGCATCCGGCAGATTTCCCCAACCAGCTTTTACTGGTCGCTTGAAGGCCATGTGGTGATTACTCCAGAAGAGAAACAGGTGATATCTGGTGTTCCTGACTGGTTTACGGTTTCCGGTGCCTTTCCGAATCCGGCTAATCCGTCAACCACTTTTGAAATTAAAAGCGATCGCGTGCAACCCATTCAGATAGGGGTTTACACAGTGTTGGGTCAATTGATCAGTAAAGAGGAGATGATGGTCAACCCCGGCAGGCAATGGTATGCCTTGTCGTTTGCAGGTAAGTCAACGGGTTTCTATTGGGTACAATTTGATGGTGCCGGAATCCGTCAAACGCAGAGGGTGCTGCTCCTGAAGTGAGGTATTAAATGTTTTTCGTGGTGAAGCCAGTTAAATGCAAGGGCGCAATTAATTCGTAAAGACCTCAGAAGTATTTGTATTGAAAACAAAATAATCCTTTGTGTTCTTTCTTAAACGCTTTGTGACCGTTGTGGTAAAGGACCAGAGTTTCCCTGAAACCCAGCAGACCCTTTTGTCGTAAACCTCCTCTGTTTTTCAACCAGAAAGGATTTATCTCATGAAATGGCTGCTCTCTCTTCTTTTCCTCGTTCCGGCCGGACTGGCTTCGGCGCAGGATGAACCAGAAACCCTGTTTAATGGCAACATCCACTCCATCAGCGGTTTTGGCGGACCCACCACCCGGTTCACCCGCATTGCCGGTGATGGTGCCCTCATGACCGGTGGTTATGGCGGTGTGCTTCTGAATAATCAATGGGGAATCGGAGGGGGCGGCTTTGGTCTGGCCACCGAGATTAAAGCCCCTGCATCCATTCAGAGCACCAGCATTGAACCCCTGTATCTGCGCCTCGGCTATGGCGGTTTTTATCTGGAATACACTCAGAATCCCAATAAATTGCTTCATCTGAATTATGCCATGCTTATCGGTGCCGGCGGATTTACCTACACCACAAAGAAAATGGATGACTGGGATTATGACGGCCACCACAACACCTTTTTTGTGGCAGAACCCTTTGTTGGAATGGAACTGAATGTGACCAACTGGTTTCATCCATCCATCGGTGCGAGTTACCGGTTCATCGCCGGTGAAAACCTGAAAGGATTCGAAAGCAAAGACCTCTCTGATTTCACCCTCGCTCTGAATCTGAAGTTCGGATGGTTCGGAAACCGCTCCTGGGACGAGGACTGAAAAAAATTTGAAAGCCGGGAACTCCCCGGCTTTTTAGTGGGTTATTAAGTGTTATGACAACTAATGTCATAACAACCATAACCAAAACAGGAGGTTTCTCATGAATAATCTGTCACTGACCGGACGTATCATCATCGCCATTCCCATGCTCGTATTCGGGATTTTCCACTTTGCATTCGGTGCCGGTATGGCCGGTATGGTTCCATCGTGGTTACCAGGCGGCGTACTCTGGGTTTATCTGACCGGTGCAGCCCTTATTGCAGGTGCAGTTGCTCTTTTCATCAATAAACAAGCCCGTCTGGCGGCTCTTCTGCTGGCTGCCTTTATTGCCATCGTTATTCTGACGGTCCATCTTCCGGGCATGCTGGGTGGAAATCAGGTTTCCATGTCGATGCTGCTGAAGGATCTGGGTCTGGTTGGCGGTCTGCTGCTGGTTGCCCACACCACGAAATAACCGCCCCTGCAAAAAATTTGTACGCTAAGTCGCCAAGGCGCTAAGTTTCCTGTACTAAAAACTTAGAAAAAAACCTTTGCAGCTTTGCGTTGAAAGGTATTTATCCGCAAAGACAGCAGAGAATTTGCAAAGACCGCAGAGGTTTTTGCATTGAAAACCAAAAAATCTTAGCGCCTTTGCGACTTAGCGTACATATAAAAAACCAACCGGGTGTACCAGTAATCCCGTGGCTAGCCACTCATTTCCACTTCCAGTCCGACCAGACTCAGCCGGGTCTGCGGCATGAACTGGATCCGGTCGTAATCATACACGCCCACCACATCTCCCGGACCTGCGATATCACCACCGATCTGACACGTTCCTTCCAGAAAGACTAATAACAATCCGTTATCCGGATTTGAAAGTCCGAGAGAGGTTTCTTCAAAGGGAAACAATTCCCCGCTGACCATCCGGAAACCTCCCGCCTGTTCCTCCAGAAATCCACTCAGACCTTCCCGGTGATGAAAACGGGTGGTCACCAGCGACGACCGGTCAAACAAAGCGGTGGGAAGCAGTTGAAACTCGGTGATCATTGCGCCGGCATCCGGATCGGTTTCCAGTGAAATCGTGGTTCCTCCTCCTGAATGCCAGGACAGTACCGATTGCGGCTGAAGGGTCTGATAAAATCCGGTCGAGGTTTTCATGAGCGGCAGGCCGGAATGAACCGTCATGAGATGGATAGACTGACGGTCGAACCGGAAAAGACCGGTTCCCGGCGGGAGGTGATGCTGCTGAATCTGGATGACCGGTCCGAACCGGAGAATTCCCGGACCCCAGTCACCAAAGGAAGACCAGGATCGGACTCCCTCCTGATCAGTTCCCGGCCGCAGATTGGCCGGGATTCTGAAAAAGGGCATCAGGGAACAGCCGGATAGCTCATAGGAGCACCGGGACCCACGGGAATGCCAAGGAGGTACCAGATCGAGAAAAAGATGGCCCATCCGATTCCGAAAATGATGGAATAGGGAATCATGGTGCTGACCACCGTCCCGATGCCGGCCTTTTCATCATATTTCTGAATGAAGGCGATGATAAGCGGGAAGTATGACATCATGGGTGAAATGATATTCGTGACCGAATCGCCGACCCGGTAGGCCGTCTGAGTGACCTCGGGAGAAATCCCCAGCAGCATAAACATGGGGATAAATACCGGAGCCATCACGGCCCATTTGGCTGAAGCGGAACCCATGGCCAGGTTCACCACGGCGGTTAGTAACATGAAGCCCAGCATGAGAGGAATCGGTCCCAGACCGGATGCTTTCAGCAGAATGGAGCCTTCCACCGCGAAAATGAGTCCGAGATTGCTCCATTTGAAAAAGGCCACAAACTGAGCAGCCACAAAGACGAGCACCATGTAAGATCCCATGGTTTCCATGGATTTGGACATGCCTTTGATTACATCGCCATCCGATTTGAACGTACCGGCCACCAGACCATACACAATTCCGGCCAATGCAGCAGCCACAAAAATGACCGCCACCACACCCGACAGAACCGGCGAATGCAGAATGGATCCATCCTTAAGAGAACGCAGAAATCCCTGTTCCGGGACCAGTCCCATGACGAGAATTCCGGCCAGAATCAGAACCACGATTAATGCAGCCCACAAACCGCGCTTTTCGGCAGGTTTCAGGTCTGAAAGCGTATCGGAATCATCCTTCCCGTGAAACGGCCCCAGACGCGGAATGACAATGGCTTCGGTGATCCAGGTTCCCAGTGCGGTGATGATAAAGGTGGAGGCGAACATGAAGTAAAAATTGGCGGCAGGATTCACCAGATAGGTGGGATCCACAATCCGGGCGGCTTCGGTGGAGAGTCCGGCAAGAAGCGGATCGATGGTGCCCAGCAGCAGATTGGCTGAATATCCACCCGACACCCCGGCAAAGCTGGCGGCAATTCCGGCGAGCGGGTGCCGGCCCACCGCCAGAAACACCAGTCCGCTCAGAGGAACGAGAAGTACATAACCCACCTCGGAGGCAGCATTAGAAAGGACACCTGCAAATACAATGACCATGGTGAGCATGCGTTTCGGTGCCGAGGTGACCAGGACCTTCAGCGCACTTCCGATCAGTCCGGATCCTTCAGCGATCCCGATCCCGAGCATGGCGACCAGAACTGTTCCCAATGGAGCAAATCCGGTAAAATTGGTCACCATTTCATTCATGATCCGGTGGAGTCCTTCCACCGAGAGCAGGTTCAGAGGCCGTATTTCAGCGCCGGTGGTGGGATGAACGACCACCAGATCCAGCCAGGCAGCAAGGGCGGATGCCACCAGAATCAGGACGCAGAAAAGGAAAAACAAGGTTACCGGGTGAGGAAGGGCATTCCCGGTGCGTTCAACAACCGAGAGGAAGCGATCGACGGCCGATCGTTTGACAGTGGTCTCCATTCAGACTCCGTTTTGGTTAGAGGTTGATGCTGGCAAATATGTGCCAGAACAGTCAGACAGACCAAATCCGTTCCCTCCATGCGGAGTTGCAGTGGTTACCGGTTTATCTTTGCAGGATGAAACTGACCGATCAGACCAGAGAATCCACCGGATTTGTTTACCGTGGACTTTCCCCTTCGCGGCTCGAGGGATTCACCGATGCCGTCTTCGCTTTTGCGATCACGCTGCTGGTGGTGTCGCTGGAAGTTCCCAAAACTTACGCCGAACTGAAATCCATGATGGCAGGGTTTATCGGATTTGCCTTTTGTTTTGCCATGCTGGTGTTGCTGTGGTTCATGCATCAGAAGTTCTTCCGGCGGTATGGATTGCATGATACCATCACGATGGTGCTGAATTCGGCACTTCTGTTTATTCTTCTGTTTTATGTCTATCCGCTGAAATTTGTCTTTACACTGACGGCTGCCATTTTTTTTGGTCCGGGTGTGCTGGGTGATTTATCCGATGTGGAAGGACCGATCATGCCTGCCGATGCCGGGTCGGAAATGATGACGATTTACGGTTTGGGATTTGCCGCGGTTTTCTTCCTGTTTTTTATGCTTTACCGGCATGCATGGGCCCTTCGGGACGTGCTTCATCTGACGCCGGTTGAACGCTGGCTCACCCGCGAGGAACTCTGGGCCACCGGGACCATGGCAACCATCGGGCTTCTGTCAGTTCTGATTGCCTGGCTGCCTTTTCCGGCGGCCTCTGCCTGGGCCGGATTCTTCTACTTCCTGATCGGGCCGGCCATGTTCGTCATTAAATATGTCTCCCGTTCCCGTCTCGTTAAAAAGTTTCCCGAACGGGAACTTCCTGCTGCCTGATTTTCCTTCATTTTCTGGTCGATTTATGGATTCTTTTTCCGATTTATCCAAGCAAGAAAAGGACACGCGTCTCTGGGCAAGTGTCTGTCATTTTATTCCGCTGGTGGTGGTGATTGGCGACTGGTTCAGCCATTCACTTGCCAATATCTGGGCGCCGGCTCTTATCTGGCTCTTTTTCAGAAACCGCGATGAATTTGTGGTGGCCAATGCCCGCGAATCGGTAAACTTCCAGATTGCCATCACCTCGTATCTGGTAATTTTCTTCCTGCTGCTTTACAGTCCGCTGAAAGTGGGTCTGATTCCACAGGGCTGGTATTACGGCATCCTCGTTTTCATTGTCACGCTGGCGCTGGTCTTCGTGGTCATGATGATTCAGGCATCGGTTCTGGCCATCCGGGGTGAATCGCACCGGTACGTTCTCATTTACCGTTTATTCAGATCAAAATCCGTATGAAATCCTATCCGCAATCTGCTGCCTTGTTCGACCGGGCCCGGGCCGTTATTCCCGGTGGCGTGAATTCCCCTGTCCGGGCGTTTAAATCGGTGGGCGGAACTCCGGTTTTTATGAAATCGGGATCGGGATGCTACCTGACCGATGTGGATGGAAATACCTATATCGATTACTGCGGATCGTGGGGCCCACTTATTTCGGGTCATGCACATCCCGAAATTTTGAAAGCGGTGATGGCTTCTGCACAGAACGGTACCAGTTTCGGAACCCCGAATCCGTGCGAAGTGGAAATAGCTTCTCTGATTACCGGTTTGCTGCCGCATGCAGAAATGATCCGGTTTGTGAATTCCGGAACCGAGGCGGTCATGTCAGCCATCCGGGTGGCCCGCGGGTTCACCGGCCGGACGAAAATTATCAAATTTGATGGATGCTATCACGGTCATGCCGACAGTCTGCTGGTCAATGCCGGATCGGGACTGGCCACATTCGGAATTGCCTCAACTCCCGGTGTTCCCGAGTCTCTGGCAAGGGAAACGCTGGTGCTTCCGCTGGATGATGAAGACCGCTTCCTCGACCTGATGAAATCGGTGGGTGACCAGGTGGCAGCCGTGATTATTGAGCCGGTTCCGGCAAATAACGGCCTGCTTCTTCAACGTCGTGAATTCCTGCAGACCCTGCGTGATGCCTGTACGCAATCGGGCGCCCTGCTCATTTTCGATGAGGTGATTTCCGGATTCCGGGTGGCGTTAGGTGGTGCAACCGGGGTGTATGACATCCGACCCGATCTGGTCACTTTCGGAAAAATCATTGGGGGCGGATTCCCGGTAGGTGCCTATGCCGGCCGCCGTGATATCATGTCGGTGATTGCTCCGGTCGGAAAGGTCTATCAGGCCGGAACCCTGTCCGGAAATCCGGTAGCCATGGCAGCCGGACTTACCCAACTGAGATTGCTTACTGAACCCGGTTTCTATGACCGACTGGAATCACTTGCAGCACGTCTGGGAGAAGGAATGGCGTCGATCATCAGGAACCTGAATATCGAAGCGGTGCCCATCCGGATGGGCTCGGTTTTATGGACGTATTTCGGTGCGGCGGACCGTCTGCGACGGGCAACCGATATAGATCATGCCACCATGGATCGTTACCGGCTCTTTTTTCATCACTGTCTCGAAAATGGGGTCTACATTGCGCCCAGCGGCTACGAAGTAATGTTTGTTTCCTCGGTTCATCAGTCAACCGATCTGGACCGTACCCTTACCATCATGGAATCGG is part of the Bacteroidota bacterium genome and harbors:
- a CDS encoding DUF4870 domain-containing protein yields the protein MDSFSDLSKQEKDTRLWASVCHFIPLVVVIGDWFSHSLANIWAPALIWLFFRNRDEFVVANARESVNFQIAITSYLVIFFLLLYSPLKVGLIPQGWYYGILVFIVTLALVFVVMMIQASVLAIRGESHRYVLIYRLFRSKSV
- a CDS encoding AbgT family transporter translates to METTVKRSAVDRFLSVVERTGNALPHPVTLFFLFCVLILVASALAAWLDLVVVHPTTGAEIRPLNLLSVEGLHRIMNEMVTNFTGFAPLGTVLVAMLGIGIAEGSGLIGSALKVLVTSAPKRMLTMVIVFAGVLSNAASEVGYVLLVPLSGLVFLAVGRHPLAGIAASFAGVSGGYSANLLLGTIDPLLAGLSTEAARIVDPTYLVNPAANFYFMFASTFIITALGTWITEAIVIPRLGPFHGKDDSDTLSDLKPAEKRGLWAALIVVLILAGILVMGLVPEQGFLRSLKDGSILHSPVLSGVVAVIFVAAALAGIVYGLVAGTFKSDGDVIKGMSKSMETMGSYMVLVFVAAQFVAFFKWSNLGLIFAVEGSILLKASGLGPIPLMLGFMLLTAVVNLAMGSASAKWAVMAPVFIPMFMLLGISPEVTQTAYRVGDSVTNIISPMMSYFPLIIAFIQKYDEKAGIGTVVSTMIPYSIIFGIGWAIFFSIWYLLGIPVGPGAPMSYPAVP
- the hemL gene encoding glutamate-1-semialdehyde 2,1-aminomutase, translating into MKSYPQSAALFDRARAVIPGGVNSPVRAFKSVGGTPVFMKSGSGCYLTDVDGNTYIDYCGSWGPLISGHAHPEILKAVMASAQNGTSFGTPNPCEVEIASLITGLLPHAEMIRFVNSGTEAVMSAIRVARGFTGRTKIIKFDGCYHGHADSLLVNAGSGLATFGIASTPGVPESLARETLVLPLDDEDRFLDLMKSVGDQVAAVIIEPVPANNGLLLQRREFLQTLRDACTQSGALLIFDEVISGFRVALGGATGVYDIRPDLVTFGKIIGGGFPVGAYAGRRDIMSVIAPVGKVYQAGTLSGNPVAMAAGLTQLRLLTEPGFYDRLESLAARLGEGMASIIRNLNIEAVPIRMGSVLWTYFGAADRLRRATDIDHATMDRYRLFFHHCLENGVYIAPSGYEVMFVSSVHQSTDLDRTLTIMESAFKVAYGK
- a CDS encoding DUF1211 domain-containing protein, with the protein product MKLTDQTRESTGFVYRGLSPSRLEGFTDAVFAFAITLLVVSLEVPKTYAELKSMMAGFIGFAFCFAMLVLLWFMHQKFFRRYGLHDTITMVLNSALLFILLFYVYPLKFVFTLTAAIFFGPGVLGDLSDVEGPIMPADAGSEMMTIYGLGFAAVFFLFFMLYRHAWALRDVLHLTPVERWLTREELWATGTMATIGLLSVLIAWLPFPAASAWAGFFYFLIGPAMFVIKYVSRSRLVKKFPERELPAA
- a CDS encoding DoxX family membrane protein — translated: MSLTGRIIIAIPMLVFGIFHFAFGAGMAGMVPSWLPGGVLWVYLTGAALIAGAVALFINKQARLAALLLAAFIAIVILTVHLPGMLGGNQVSMSMLLKDLGLVGGLLLVAHTTK